From Heliomicrobium modesticaldum Ice1, a single genomic window includes:
- a CDS encoding M23 family metallopeptidase: MADPATITLAVRAAVAAATDKRTWKAAGVLVAAILTPFILIVVMIVSLLSAAADHNSNAIELCFNGGAISSRVPADYAAHIREMRNGFSELDAAIADISSQVEDGQLDATRIKAVFYSLFFGAENLRMDASDYRAFADCFVRYETRAEKDEDGNKTGKTYTVAVPLKSLPEIYANLQTTLGRTITHEDRANASEIYHRILYGGGIPTYGEAFNAWSNGLPLSDAPFVGADGFCSPLGEGWRGMVTSEFGYRTDPFTGRHKGHSGIDLAAPQGTPIRAALDGTVLFARYKTTGYGYHLAIDHGGGFVTFYAHCSKILVTEGQAVKAGDIIAEVGSTGRSTGPHLHFEVRINGEIQNPRSYLP, translated from the coding sequence ATGGCTGATCCCGCAACCATCACCCTTGCGGTCAGGGCGGCCGTCGCCGCGGCAACCGACAAAAGGACATGGAAGGCTGCCGGCGTTCTTGTCGCCGCCATCCTGACGCCCTTTATCCTTATCGTCGTGATGATCGTGAGCCTGCTCTCGGCTGCGGCGGATCACAACAGCAACGCCATAGAATTGTGCTTCAACGGCGGCGCTATCTCTTCCCGGGTCCCCGCCGATTACGCCGCCCATATCCGGGAGATGCGCAACGGCTTTTCGGAGCTTGACGCCGCCATCGCCGACATATCTTCGCAGGTGGAGGATGGACAGCTTGACGCCACCCGCATAAAGGCGGTTTTTTATTCTCTGTTCTTCGGCGCTGAAAACTTGCGGATGGACGCCTCGGATTACCGGGCCTTCGCCGACTGCTTCGTGCGGTACGAAACCCGCGCCGAAAAGGATGAGGACGGCAACAAAACCGGTAAAACCTACACCGTGGCCGTGCCGCTTAAATCCCTGCCGGAGATCTACGCCAACCTCCAAACCACCCTGGGCAGGACAATCACCCATGAGGACCGGGCCAACGCCTCGGAGATTTACCACCGCATATTGTACGGCGGCGGCATCCCCACCTATGGGGAGGCGTTCAACGCCTGGTCAAACGGACTGCCTCTGTCCGACGCGCCCTTTGTCGGAGCCGACGGCTTCTGTTCTCCCCTGGGGGAAGGCTGGCGCGGCATGGTGACCTCGGAATTCGGGTACAGGACCGACCCATTCACTGGTCGGCACAAAGGACACTCCGGCATCGACCTGGCCGCGCCCCAAGGGACGCCAATCCGCGCTGCGCTGGACGGCACGGTGCTGTTTGCACGCTATAAGACCACGGGCTACGGCTATCATTTAGCCATCGACCACGGCGGCGGCTTTGTCACTTTCTACGCCCACTGCTCCAAAATCCTCGTCACCGAGGGTCAGGCGGTCAAGGCCGGCGACATCATCGCGGAGGTTGGCAGCACCGGAAGAAGCACCGGCCCGCACCTGCATTTTGAGGTGCGCATCAATGGAGAAATCCAAAATCCAAGAAGCTATCTGCCGTAG
- a CDS encoding DUF6103 family protein: MRETELTILFPTEKLEALRFFMRKKELDIEREMKDYLEKTYERIVPVHVREYVESRIGQEPAQEQMPGPEAQERQTEPQRQPRQTRRQREQAATEAPSSPQAQTGTEGPAEEETQGMTMSM; this comes from the coding sequence ATGAGAGAAACGGAACTTACGATACTGTTCCCCACGGAGAAGCTGGAGGCCCTCCGTTTTTTTATGCGCAAAAAAGAGCTGGACATCGAACGGGAGATGAAGGATTACCTTGAAAAAACCTATGAGAGGATCGTCCCCGTCCATGTCCGGGAGTATGTGGAAAGCAGGATCGGACAGGAGCCTGCCCAGGAACAGATGCCAGGACCGGAAGCCCAGGAACGGCAGACGGAACCGCAGCGCCAGCCAAGGCAGACCCGCCGCCAGCGTGAGCAGGCAGCAACCGAGGCGCCTTCCTCTCCGCAAGCTCAGACCGGGACGGAGGGACCTGCCGAGGAAGAAACCCAGGGCATGACCATGAGCATGTAA
- the mobP3 gene encoding MobP3 family relaxase, producing MPRIIFKCRYLKNAPEHLANFIEYAATREGVEKVPDSTGLLPATQKQQRLIAEIISKLPDTAGLFEYEDYFKDKTRENASEFIAVALEQNLDLLGKRENYVGYIANRPGAEALGSHGLFTDADLPVVLSKVAEEVANHAGNVWTNVISLRREDAARLGYDNAKAWRDLIRGQRNHIAEQMKIAPENLRWYAAYHNEGHHPHVHLIAYSVNPTEAYLTKQGIENMRSSLAREIFKQDLIQIYSEQTKRRDALTRQSRESMREIIGQISSGVCENKTIEELIARLAERLKHTSGKKKYGYLKAPLKAVVDQIVDELARDERVARCYEKWCELRNEVLRTYADMLPDPLPLSRRKEFKSIKNMVIAEAMSIGGHHFTFEPDEDMETDMYLAGEDIPKDVSATAAYFEKTARLGNVHAQYALAKLYLTGEDMPKDVPKAVELLAKSAMQDNSFAQYRLGKLYLLGKDVPKDVDEAVKWLTASAEQGNQYAQYALGKLYLMGHEVPRDREAAVRWLSLSAGQGNIYAQFFLDRVDSFREPSVLLAATRLMHHLGNIFRDEQKRFGGGVMQVDRKLRKKLAQKKAAQGHAHDDREPRQSY from the coding sequence ATGCCGAGGATTATCTTCAAATGCCGTTACCTGAAAAACGCGCCGGAACACCTTGCCAATTTCATAGAATACGCAGCCACCCGCGAGGGCGTGGAAAAAGTGCCGGACAGCACGGGACTGCTTCCCGCCACCCAAAAACAACAGCGGCTCATCGCAGAAATCATAAGCAAGCTTCCCGACACGGCCGGCCTCTTCGAGTACGAAGACTACTTTAAAGATAAGACCAGGGAAAACGCGTCGGAGTTTATCGCCGTGGCGCTGGAGCAAAACCTCGATCTCCTCGGCAAGCGCGAAAACTATGTCGGATACATCGCCAACCGCCCGGGGGCGGAGGCCCTTGGCAGCCATGGCCTGTTTACCGACGCCGACCTGCCTGTGGTGCTGTCCAAAGTGGCAGAGGAAGTCGCCAATCACGCTGGCAACGTGTGGACCAATGTCATCTCCCTGCGCCGGGAGGACGCGGCTCGGCTCGGCTACGACAACGCCAAAGCGTGGCGGGACCTGATCCGGGGACAGCGCAACCATATCGCGGAGCAGATGAAGATTGCCCCGGAAAATCTCCGCTGGTACGCCGCCTACCATAACGAGGGTCATCATCCTCACGTGCATTTAATCGCATACTCCGTTAACCCCACGGAAGCCTATCTCACCAAACAGGGCATTGAAAACATGCGAAGCAGCCTGGCAAGGGAAATCTTCAAACAGGACCTTATTCAGATTTATTCCGAACAGACGAAGCGCCGCGACGCCCTGACCAGACAAAGCCGGGAGTCCATGCGGGAAATCATCGGTCAGATAAGTTCGGGAGTCTGCGAAAACAAAACCATTGAGGAATTGATTGCGCGCCTGGCGGAGCGGCTCAAGCACACCTCCGGCAAAAAGAAATACGGCTATCTGAAAGCGCCCCTCAAGGCGGTCGTCGATCAGATCGTGGACGAGCTGGCCAGGGATGAGCGGGTAGCCCGGTGCTACGAAAAATGGTGCGAGCTGCGCAACGAAGTGCTGCGCACCTATGCCGACATGCTTCCCGATCCGCTGCCTCTCTCCAGACGGAAGGAATTCAAGAGCATAAAAAATATGGTGATCGCCGAGGCAATGAGCATCGGCGGCCACCATTTCACTTTTGAGCCGGATGAGGATATGGAAACAGACATGTATCTCGCGGGAGAAGATATTCCCAAGGATGTGTCCGCGACGGCTGCATATTTTGAAAAGACGGCCCGGCTGGGCAACGTCCATGCCCAATACGCGCTGGCAAAGCTGTATCTTACTGGAGAGGATATGCCCAAAGATGTTCCGAAGGCCGTAGAACTGCTGGCAAAATCCGCAATGCAGGACAATTCATTCGCCCAGTACAGGCTGGGCAAGCTCTACCTGCTGGGAAAGGATGTTCCCAAAGATGTGGATGAGGCCGTCAAGTGGCTGACTGCTTCCGCGGAACAGGGAAATCAATATGCGCAGTATGCGCTCGGCAAGCTCTACCTTATGGGGCATGAGGTTCCAAGGGACCGGGAGGCCGCGGTACGCTGGCTTTCTCTGTCAGCCGGACAGGGAAACATCTATGCGCAGTTTTTCCTCGACCGCGTGGACTCCTTCCGCGAACCGTCGGTCCTGCTGGCGGCCACACGGCTCATGCACCACCTGGGCAATATCTTCCGCGACGAGCAAAAGCGATTTGGCGGAGGCGTTATGCAGGTGGATCGCAAGCTGCGCAAAAAGCTGGCGCAGAAAAAAGCGGCCCAGGGCCACGCCCATGACGATCGCGAACCTCGCCAAAGCTATTAA
- a CDS encoding gamma-glutamylcyclotransferase family protein, which produces MKSKTLYIAYGSNLNLTQMACRCPTAKVVGTSELKDYELLFRGSRHSAVATVEPCKGGCVPVLLWTLKEKDLQALDRYEGYPHFYRKKILNVELKGGIVSAMAYIMNDGHPFGAPSDHYLNTILEGYESAGFDTEVLEQAVEKSIRLAEEQQPEQENLFGLKWW; this is translated from the coding sequence ATGAAAAGCAAAACCCTATACATCGCCTACGGCAGCAACCTCAACCTGACGCAGATGGCCTGCCGCTGCCCCACCGCCAAAGTAGTCGGGACAAGCGAGCTTAAGGATTATGAGCTGCTGTTCAGAGGCAGCCGCCATAGCGCGGTGGCAACGGTGGAACCCTGCAAAGGCGGCTGTGTGCCTGTTCTTTTATGGACGCTGAAGGAAAAAGACCTGCAGGCTCTCGATCGCTACGAGGGATATCCCCACTTTTACCGCAAGAAAATCCTCAATGTGGAGCTGAAAGGCGGGATCGTTTCCGCCATGGCGTATATCATGAACGACGGGCATCCCTTCGGCGCGCCCTCGGATCACTACCTGAACACCATCCTGGAAGGCTATGAAAGCGCGGGCTTTGACACCGAGGTTCTGGAACAGGCGGTGGAAAAATCCATCCGGCTGGCCGAGGAACAGCAGCCGGAACAGGAGAACCTGTTTGGCCTGAAATGGTGGTGA
- a CDS encoding ParM/StbA family protein, with translation MIKLGVDNGNYNTKSSEGMLYASGYTASDKEFITPDMQLFYEGRYYAIGERRMRFQQDKTREPDTFMLTLPAIADAMKHAGTTSAEIALGVGLPIGSYGTQKEAFRRYFLRDNVSFLFEGTSYRCRIAECKVFAQGHAALCRYYPQLKDYRSITLVDIGGYTVDILTLHDFRLDRSSCASLRMGTITLYSRIQDTLQRNDILLSDELITDAIRGDIQHADSKLIHAVVEQAVVAYCKELLNALRERGLDLRLPTVFAGGGAELLELMLRRSDINTVAVLNRFANADGYKLLMG, from the coding sequence ATGATTAAGCTTGGTGTGGACAACGGAAACTACAACACCAAATCCTCGGAGGGGATGCTCTATGCCTCCGGATACACTGCAAGCGACAAGGAATTCATCACGCCGGATATGCAGCTCTTCTACGAGGGCAGATATTACGCCATCGGCGAGCGCCGCATGCGTTTTCAGCAGGACAAGACCAGAGAGCCGGATACCTTTATGCTTACGCTGCCGGCAATCGCGGATGCGATGAAGCACGCGGGAACCACAAGCGCGGAAATCGCCCTTGGCGTGGGCCTGCCCATTGGCAGCTACGGGACGCAGAAGGAGGCATTTCGGCGATATTTTCTGCGTGACAATGTTTCGTTCTTGTTCGAGGGAACGTCTTACCGATGCCGCATCGCCGAGTGCAAGGTGTTCGCGCAGGGTCATGCGGCGCTGTGCCGGTATTATCCGCAGCTGAAGGATTACCGAAGCATCACGCTGGTGGATATCGGCGGGTATACGGTGGATATCCTCACACTCCATGACTTCCGGCTGGACAGATCGAGCTGCGCCAGCCTGCGCATGGGAACCATTACCCTCTACAGCCGGATTCAGGATACGCTCCAGCGCAATGACATCCTCCTGTCGGACGAACTTATCACCGACGCGATCCGCGGGGATATCCAGCACGCCGACAGCAAATTGATCCATGCTGTGGTGGAGCAGGCTGTGGTGGCTTACTGCAAGGAGCTGCTCAATGCGCTCCGGGAGCGCGGACTTGACCTGCGGCTCCCCACGGTGTTCGCGGGCGGTGGTGCGGAACTGCTCGAACTCATGCTGCGCAGGAGCGACATCAATACTGTGGCTGTGCTGAACCGGTTCGCCAATGCGGACGGCTACAAGCTCCTGATGGGGTGA
- a CDS encoding tyrosine-type recombinase/integrase, which yields MKPCKTSLQSPFAAHIEAFISQKRALGYRYGAEEHQLRRFDVFCVEQKITEPTLTKELTEQWIEKRAGEAAKSQHLRCSAIRQFALFLSSCGLAAYVLPVRKNTVSQSYAPYIFSAEELKAIFHAADQMTPCTVSPFIHEVMPMILRLLYGCGLRSAEACHLKKCDVSLDDGVLTILNAKNEKDRLVPMSDSLADRCRAYSERMELLCPDTAYFFPNKYGGCVEPFTIYPWFRRFLFEAGISHHGRGKGPRVHDLRHTFAVHSLRKMAGDGMDLYCALPALSMYLGHENISATEKYLRMTAAVHPEILGQLQCVYGNMLPAADLEVAQ from the coding sequence ATGAAACCATGCAAAACTTCCTTACAAAGCCCGTTTGCGGCGCATATTGAGGCGTTCATCTCGCAAAAGCGAGCATTAGGATACCGCTACGGCGCAGAAGAACATCAGCTTCGGCGGTTTGATGTTTTTTGCGTGGAACAGAAAATTACCGAACCTACGCTGACAAAAGAATTAACGGAACAGTGGATTGAAAAACGAGCCGGGGAAGCAGCCAAAAGCCAGCATCTCCGTTGTTCTGCAATCCGTCAGTTCGCACTGTTTCTTTCGTCATGCGGGCTGGCGGCATATGTTTTACCGGTTCGAAAGAACACGGTGTCCCAGAGTTATGCGCCGTACATCTTCAGCGCAGAGGAATTGAAGGCGATTTTTCATGCTGCCGACCAAATGACGCCTTGCACGGTATCACCGTTTATCCACGAAGTGATGCCGATGATCCTCCGGCTTCTGTACGGCTGCGGTCTGCGGAGCGCCGAGGCATGTCATCTCAAAAAATGTGATGTTTCGCTGGACGACGGTGTGCTGACCATCCTGAACGCAAAGAACGAAAAGGATCGTCTGGTGCCGATGTCCGATTCCCTTGCTGACAGATGCCGCGCGTATTCTGAGCGGATGGAACTCCTGTGCCCGGATACCGCATATTTCTTTCCGAACAAATACGGTGGCTGCGTTGAACCGTTTACGATTTATCCATGGTTTCGCCGGTTCCTCTTTGAAGCAGGTATATCGCACCATGGGCGGGGCAAGGGGCCGCGCGTACACGATCTCCGGCACACGTTCGCCGTTCACAGCCTGCGAAAAATGGCCGGGGACGGCATGGATTTGTATTGTGCGCTTCCGGCGCTGTCCATGTATTTGGGACACGAGAATATTTCCGCGACCGAGAAATATCTTCGCATGACTGCGGCGGTTCACCCCGAAATCCTCGGACAGCTTCAGTGCGTTTACGGCAACATGCTGCCGGCGGCGGATTTGGAGGTGGCACAATGA
- a CDS encoding DUF6103 family protein encodes MRKSTVQIQYDAEKLRAIRQYMGKEDTEFQAELEDFLQKLYEEHVPAPVREYIESRKFPEPERPNRPSCPAPSAPAKNNSAGGNA; translated from the coding sequence ATGAGAAAATCAACCGTCCAAATCCAATACGACGCCGAGAAGCTTCGCGCCATCCGCCAGTACATGGGCAAAGAGGACACGGAGTTTCAGGCCGAGCTGGAGGATTTTCTCCAGAAGCTCTACGAAGAACACGTTCCCGCTCCCGTCCGGGAATACATTGAAAGCCGGAAGTTCCCGGAACCTGAAAGGCCTAACCGTCCCTCATGCCCCGCTCCATCGGCACCGGCGAAAAACAACAGCGCGGGCGGGAATGCGTAA
- a CDS encoding site-specific integrase — MKPSDFAYALTKYLSAYLPGQCNASENTVRAYRDTFKLLLRFADTQRGICPERLTLADVDKSFVEGFLSWLETVQGNAVSTRNHRLAGIHAFFRYLQSEKPDMMLQCQQVLSIPVKRTVKPTVNYLTVDAVKTILAMPDTSTVYGMRDLALLGLLYDTGARVSELIELRPKDLRLAAPPVVTLFGKGRKSRQCPLSSEMTGHLVKYLSAWGLDAPAKSDHPLFVGHNAEKLTRAGVAYILSKYASAAREKDASIIPTIVSPHMLRHSKAMHLLQAGVNLVYIRDWLGHASVKTTEIYARADSEMKRAALQKAASTVMPQHSRQSSWSEDVELMKWLSSLGK; from the coding sequence ATGAAACCTTCGGATTTCGCTTACGCGCTGACGAAATATTTATCCGCTTATCTTCCCGGACAATGCAATGCCAGCGAAAACACTGTCCGCGCGTACAGGGATACGTTTAAGCTCCTGCTGCGCTTTGCGGATACGCAGCGAGGCATTTGTCCGGAACGTCTAACCCTCGCGGATGTTGACAAATCATTTGTTGAGGGCTTCCTGTCATGGCTTGAAACTGTGCAGGGCAACGCTGTGTCCACACGAAATCACCGGCTTGCGGGAATTCACGCCTTTTTCCGGTATTTGCAGAGCGAAAAGCCGGATATGATGCTTCAGTGCCAGCAAGTGCTCAGCATCCCGGTAAAAAGAACAGTGAAGCCAACCGTGAATTATCTGACGGTGGACGCGGTAAAAACCATTCTGGCCATGCCGGATACTTCAACCGTTTACGGAATGCGCGATCTCGCCTTGCTCGGTCTCCTTTATGACACGGGCGCGCGCGTTAGTGAACTCATAGAGTTAAGACCGAAAGATTTGCGTCTGGCCGCGCCGCCGGTTGTGACGCTCTTTGGCAAGGGCCGAAAATCCCGGCAATGCCCGCTCTCCTCAGAAATGACAGGTCATCTCGTGAAGTACTTGTCTGCTTGGGGTTTAGATGCTCCGGCTAAGTCCGATCATCCGCTGTTTGTCGGTCATAATGCCGAAAAACTGACACGAGCCGGTGTCGCGTATATCCTTAGTAAATACGCATCCGCCGCTCGTGAGAAAGATGCAAGCATTATCCCAACCATAGTGTCGCCGCATATGCTCCGGCACAGCAAGGCCATGCACTTGCTCCAAGCCGGGGTGAATCTCGTATATATTCGAGATTGGCTGGGACACGCCAGCGTCAAAACTACGGAAATCTACGCAAGGGCAGACTCCGAAATGAAACGTGCAGCCTTGCAGAAAGCGGCTTCCACAGTTATGCCGCAGCATAGTCGGCAATCATCGTGGTCAGAAGACGTTGAGCTGATGAAGTGGCTAAGTTCTCTCGGTAAGTGA